The Acidiphilium multivorum AIU301 genome includes the window GCGCGAGCGCGAGTACGTGCGCGCACTCTGGGATCTCTTCGTCGAACCGGACAGCGAGGTCAGCGTTGAAGACCGCGCTGAGGTCGAGCGTGTCTTCGCCCAGCGGGGCGCCCTGACCTCCGGCTTCGGCCTTTATCGGGCGACACCTAAAGACATCGCCGACCTGACGCCGCACTACGCGAACAAACTCACCATTCCGGTCCTGGCCTTGGGGGGCGAGCACTGCTTCGAGCGCCGGACGCTGGAGACATTTCAGCAGGTCGCGACCGATGTTACCGGCGGCGTGATCGAGGGCGCTGCCCACTTTGCTCCGCTTGAGCGTAACGAGGCGACGGCCCGCCCGCTCTTGGAGTTCCTCGCAGCTCACCCGATCGAGACTGACGGCCGCAGCCAGGTCTGAAGACAACACCGGGAGGATCTCGAAATGTCGGTTGTCCGTATCTCGCTCGCCCGGTTTGACGCCAGCCAATACGACACGATCCGGCAAATGTTGGACGAGGCGCAGGCCACTCTGGCGCCGGCGATCCGGGCGCTGAAGGGGAACCTCGCTTTCTATGCCGGCATCGATCGCGAGAATTGCGCCATGCACAATGTCAGCGTCTGGGAAACATTGGACGACGCGAAGCAGATGGACACGCTACAGGTGATGCTGGACCTGGGGCCGCCCTTCGTGGCGGCCGGCGTGCGCTTCGAACGGCCGATCACCAATCACGAGACCTTATGGGCTCTGTGACGTCGAGCAACGATACCGACGTCGATCTTAGGTGTGGCGCGCCGAGCGCGATGCCAACCACCCGGCGGCCTCGTGTCGTCGCGACTTATATCGTGATCTCCGCCAGCGCGCTTTCCATCCGAATGCGACGTTCGATCAGTAGCGGCATCGCCAGGCGTCTAAAACATCGGCGGGGTCCGAGGCCCTGGAGGTGACGAGGGCTGCGTACTTGACGCCGCGCCACCGCCGAAGTGCCATACGCTAATGGCGAGCCGCCCCGCAGACACTACCCCTGCCCAAGTACCGGATCGCGAGGTCCTCGCTGGCCTGGTTGAGCGGGTGACGTTCCACAATGTCGAGAACGGCTTTTGCGTGTTGGCCCGAAGTAACGGATCGCCCCGCGCTGTAGCATAAGCGGACAAAGTGGGAACATCAGGCTGCGTGGGTGGTCGTGTCGGGGATTGGCCGGAGCGGCCGCAATCCGGCATGGTTTTCCGTCGATTTCTGATTGGCGCTCCAGATGTAGTCGCCGGTCAGGTTCACATGCTCCCAGCCGATCGGCGAGAGATGTCTGAGGAGGGTTCCGGGCACATCCTCGACCTGGCGTAGGGCCTGTATGGCTTGCGCGAGATAGCGTGTGTTCCAGAGGATGATGGCGGTGACCAGGAGGTTCAGGCCAGAGGCTCGATGTGTCTGGTTCTCGAAGGTCCGGTCGCGGATTTCGCCGAGCCGGTGAATGAAGACGGCGCGGGCCAGGCTGTTGCGGGCCTCGCCCTTGTTGAGTTCATGACTGCTTTCACGGCGCAGGCCCGGATCTTCCAGCCAGTCGAGGGTGAACAGCGTCCGCTCGAGACGGCCGAGTTCGCGCAGTGCCGCGGCAACGGCGTTCTGTCGTGGGTAGGCGGCGAGTTGTCGCAGGATCACCGACGCGGACACCGTGCCGGTGCGGATCGAGGTGGCGATCCTCAGGAGATCGGACCAATGGGCGCGGATGAGACACATGCCATTCCGACTATGTTTTCCGTACATGATTCGGCACGAAATCCGGGATTTTTCGGCGGGTCTCGGACCACCGACGGAAAACAGGTGTTTTCCGTCAGCGCGCGATTCCGGCCTCAGAACCGCGCTCTCCGCTCAAACCCGCAGAAAACCTCGATCCCAACCAATCAACGTTCCCACTTTGTCCGCTTATGCTACAGCGCAGGGCGTTTCGTTACTTCGGGCCACCTCGATCTCCGGCCGCCGGGTCGCGCGGGAACTGACCGGATTGATCAGGCGCCGCGGCAAGCCCGACATCATCGTTTCCGACCACGGCACCGAGTTCACCTCGAACGCCATCCTGGCCTGGTCAAAGGATTACCGGGTGGACTGGCATTACATCGCGCCCGCCAAGCCGATGCAGAATGGCTATGTCGAATCCTTCAACGGCCGCATGCGGGACGAGTTTCTGAACGAAAGCCTGTTCTTCGACCTCGATCATGCCCGCGGAGCCATCGCTGACTGGGTGAAGGATTTCAATACCGCGAGGCCGCACTCCTCGCTCGGCTACCAGACCCCGGCGGCCTACGCCGAGGTCCTCACCGCAACCGGCTCCAGCGCTGCGCTCCGCAATGGCTCCGCGCCTCCGCCGGTTGCTCACCCCGCGCCAAACGGCGTAACAAAATCGGTCGAGGCTCCAATCACAGCCGGATGAAAGTTCAGGGGCTGGTCAATCCGAATCCTCCCGAAAGTCGCCCGGGCGCAGTGCTAAGAAACCACGCGCACCTCGTATCTTGCTATTTTCATTGAATTATTTTCATACCGCTGTTCAAGTCGGGTCGGATGCCGGAGCGCCTCTGCTCGGTGCGACCGATTGGGCGCTCCGGCTGACCGAGCGCTTCGCAACCTGCTTCACCGATCGGCGCTCTGCCCGATCACATCGAGCACGACGTGCGGACGCTCCTGCTCCAGCAGGGTGGTCGGCATCGCGCTCGGCTACGAGGACCTGATCGATCATGACAAACTGCGCCATGATCCTCGGAGGCATCCACAATTTCAGTTCATAGTAAGAAGCTCGGAGCGGCTTGCGCGCCGTTCGGCGGAACTCCCAGGCACAGTTGACTGTTTGAACGAAAATCCGCCCTAACAGACAACTTCATCGTTTGCGCGCACTTTCGGGTGATCACGAACGTTTAATCAATTCAATCGTGATCATCTTTAACTGATGAGCAAAAGGCTGCCGTAAGGTCGGGCCGAATATCCGGCATATCAATTTCACCCCTCGTGGTCCTACTCTCGCTCTTTGAAACGTATGTTCCTGCAAGCACGTAGTAGCAAAGTCCTGCGACCACAATACCGGCTTCGAAGCTGCAGTCGCCGAGATGAAGTATCCCTGTCATTAGTGGACTTGCAAGTGTTGAAGAATTCGAAAAGAGAATGCAGGCACAAATTCCCGCGATAAATGACACTATGCCAGGCCAAAAAATCCCATTCCGGTACCAGTAGGCGCTTTCTTTCCATTGCATCATCCCGTCGCTGTCGTAATGTCCACGCCGCAGAAAATAATCTACGACCACGATAGCCGCCCAGGGCGCTATCCAATACGACATGTAAGCGAGAAAATTCTCGTAAGCCCCGACGAAATCACCAAGCAGCATTACAGCTACGCGAATTGCCAGCGTGAACAGAGCAATCACCAGGAGCGACGGCACCCGCTTGATCGGCATTCGTAACGCTAGAAGTCCGAGACCTGCCGTATAGCCATTCGGCACGTTGGCTGCGATGCCGCCAACAATGATCCCGAGCAGAAGCGGAACAACAAACCTTGCCTATCCGGTTGACTCCCATACCTACTAGATCTAGTGTTGGGCATGGATGTCCTGGCCCGTGAAGACCTGCCGTTCCCGCAGTCTCTGCCGGAATTCCAGCGTATTTTCCCGAACGACGCGGCCTGTGCCGCCTATCTCGAAAGCGCCCGCTGGAATGGAGGGTTCGCCTGCCCAAGGTGCGGCGTCGTTGGCGAGCCGTTCCGTTTCGAGGCGCGCCCGGGCGTTCTGCGCTGCCGGGCCTGTCGCAAAGACGTAAGCCTGATGGCTGGGACCGTTATGGAACGCAGTCACACGCCGCTGTCGACTTGGTTCTGGGCGGCTTACTTGATCGCCAGCCAGACGCCCGGAATGTCGGCCGTCCAATTTCAGCGGCAACTCGGCCTGTCGCGCTACGAGACCGCCTTCGGCATCCTTCATAAGCTGCGCGCCGGGATGGTGCGCCCCGAGCGCGACAAGATTGGCGACACGCCGCAAGAACACGTCGAAGTGGATGAAACGTGGGTTGGAGGACGAACCCGAGGCGATGGACGGGGTGTCCATCACAAGGTTCTCGTCGCCTGTGCCGTGGAGGTGCGCCACCGGAAACCGGGAACCAAGCTCGACAATCGGAAAGACGGTCGCTACGCGGGACGCGTTCGTCTCGCTGTTGTCCCCGACCGTAGCGCCAATTCGCTCTGCGGATTCGTCGAAAACGCCGTTGCTCCCGGATCGCTGATCGTTACCGACGACTGGAGCGGCTATGCCGGTCTCGGAAGGCGCGGGTTCGACCACCATGCAATCGCCGAATGCGGCGACCCGGAGGTGGCAGAAGAATTCCTGCCGATCGTCCACTTGGTCTTTACCAACCTGAAGACCTGGATCAACGGCATCCATCACGGGGTCAGCGCCAAACATCTACAAGCCTACCTCAATGAATTCACGTTTCGGTTCAACCGGCGCCTCTATCCCTTCAACGCGTTCCGCTCGCTGCTCGGAATCGCGGGTAGGGCAGCCGCACCAACCTTTGACGAGCTTTATTCCGGGGAATGGACACACCCTACATTTAGTGGGTGTGGGTAACAACCGGATAGGCAAGCAACAAACCATACCGGCAGAATATTCGCCAACTGAGCGACGGGATTTGCCGACAATCCGCCACCAACTAGGATTGCAACGAGGACGCCCAGGATCTCACACAGAACGACGGCTACGAACTGGCCGAGCCCAGCCGCCAGCGCGACCTTCTTCCAGCTCAACGTTTCAGGAAAATACCGACTATAATCCGATGCGTAGTTCGACCAACCGACCGGAAATGAAAACGCGAGGCTCATCGCGCTAAGCCAGTGAACCATTGAAAACACAGTTTGCTGTTGTGCCACAATATGTCCCACGGGCATCCCAAGAATTACGAAATAGGCCAAGACCGCAAAGATTACGGCAAGGAGGATCGCGATATATGATTCCATGAATATGATGGTCGCATGCCCATATATCGCAATCACGACTTCCAGAACCAGTATGATCGCCAAACCGATCCATGGGACGATCACGCCTGTAACGCCTGCCATCGCAAATAATTTATTGATAGCTTCAGTTGCCAGAATAGCGTTGATCGAGAACCAGCTCAGCGCAGTGATAACGCTCAGAATCTTCGGAAAAAATGAGCCTAGTTGTCCAAAGGACGTTCTGGATGTCACAATCCCCGCCGTACCAGTTCGCGGTCCCATGATGGATGCCATACCGACAATGATACAACCTAGAGCGTTCCCTACGAGGATCGCGGTTATGGCAGACGTAAGCGACAACCCGAACGACAAGATAAATCCGCCCGTCACCACTACGACGTAATTCGTATTTGCACCCACCCAGAGCTTGAACAACTCAAAGGCATTACCGTGACGGATATTTTGAGGTATCGGATCAATCCCGTGTACCTCAACATGCCATGTAGCGTCTGCTTTGATAGAACTTGGTGAGCTCGACATTTCAGATCTCCCTATCATCTTGTTTTTAATTGGATGGTTGTGCCGGACTACGGAGCCAGAGGTGAGAAAGGAGCCGCCCTGGCAATCCTGCTCTCCATAGTGTCGATCAATTCCTGGATTTTCGGCATAAACGCCTGCCAGCCTGGATCGGCGGCCAACGCAGCCCGCCGCCTTTCCCGCTCATCCAGACTCTCGTAGGCCCAAATGTGGATAATCTCGTTCAATGAGCCGATTTCGGTGTAGAAATAACCAACCAATGCTCCGAGATATGATTTCTGAATTGCAATACCTTCGTCCTCGACGAGATGAAGATATGCTTGAACTGTGCCGGGCCTGAGTCTGTAGGTACGTATCTCGTAGAACATATCAGTCCTTCAGCGCATGATAAACGGATCGGGAAACGGACAGGTCGAACTGTTGATCCAGACAGCCTTCGGCCGCGTATATTCCATAACCGATTCCCGACCGCCCTCGCGGCCCAACCCACTCCACCCAAACCCACCAAACGGAACAACCGGTGAGATCGCCCGATAAGTGTTCACCCAGACAACACCAGCTTTCACACTTCTGATAAGCCTATGGGCACGACGTAGATCGTTCGTGAAAATACCAGCTGCCAACGCGAAGCAGGTATCGTTTGCAAAGGCGATGCCATCGGCTTCGGTATCGAAACGCATCACGCTCAGGACGGGCGCAAAGAGCTCTTCGCGGCTACAGGGAATATCGTTGTTCGGGCACTGCAGAATCGTCGGTTCAAGATAAAATCCCCGCTCGTGTCCCGGTGGAACCTTCCCTCCAGCGGTGAGCACGGCGCCCGCCTTCACGCTGGATTGGATCACTTCCACAGCTTTCCGATGCTGTCGCGCGGTCGCGAGCGGGCCCATCTCGGTTGCCGGATCGCTGGGATCGCCAATCTTGATTTTCCCGACTCTTTCGGAGAGCATGCTAACTAGAGTGTCATGGATGCTGTTCTGGACCAGCAGCCGCGACCCGGCAACGCAGCTCTGCCCGCTTGCTGCAAAGATCCCGGCGATGATGGCGTTGCATGCATTGTCGAGATCGGCGTCATCGAAAACCAGCACGGGAGATTTGCCGCCAAGCTCCAGCGTTACGTGAGATAGATTTTCGGCACTGTTGCGCACGACGTGCCGCGCGGTTTCGGGGCCGCCCGTGAAGGCGATCCTGGAAACCAGGGGATGGCTTGTCAGACGTTGACCGCAAGGATCGCCGAATCCGGTAATGATGTTCACCACACCAGGAGGGAAGCCGGCCTGATCGACAAGTTGTGCGAACTCAAGAAGAGGTGCCGGCCCATCCTCGGATGCCTTGACCACAACAGTGCAACCGGCGGCCAGTGCGGGACCAATTTTGACCGCGGCCAGAAAGAGTTGGGAGTTCCACGGCACCACCGCCGCAACGACGCCGATCGGCTCCCGCCGTAGATATACCTCCATATCGGGTTTATCGACAGCAAGGTGCGCGCCTTCAATCTTATCGGCCAACCCGCCGAAGTAACGGTAGTATTCCGCGATGTAGGCGACTTGTGCGCTCGTCTCGCGAATGACCTTGCCGGTATCCCGCGTTTCAAGCTCGGCCAAGGCCTGAGCCTGTTCCTCCAGCAGGTCTCCCAGCCGGTAGAGGAGTCGCCCACGCGCGGTGGGGGTCAGCCCGCTCCACGAGAGGTCATGCAGAGCCCGATGGGCTGCAGTGACGGCACGGTCGACATCTGCCGCGTCGGCTTCGGGCATCAAGCTCCAAGCATCACCGGTGGCCGGGTCGATGCTCTCGAAACTCCGTGCCGCATCGACGAATTCACCATCAATATACTGCCGGAAACGTCGCATCATAGCGCCGGCTCTTCCGCTCGGGTCGGGGTTGACGTCGCGAAACGCGGCATAACCTCGTGAATGAAGCGCAGCAATGACGCCTTCTTGCGATCGAATGGCATGCCGCTGTCAATCCAGAAGCTGTACTGATCGTAACCCAGAGCCTCATAGTGCCGGAGGCGTTCCGTCACCTCATCCGCGGTCCCGATGACCAAGTTGCGTCTCATCGTCTCCGGTGCGTAGTTCGTCATAGCCTTGATCTCATCATCGTCGAGTTCGGCGATGAATCCTTCTCGCACCGGCCTCTTGTTGAGAAACCAGCTCCCGAAATAACAGTAGAAACGACTGAGATCCTCGGCAGCTCGCGTTACATCTGCTTCATTCTGACCGACATAGGTATGCATCAGAAGCATTATCTTTGGCCGGGGCAGATTCTGATGTGCCGTACAGGCCGCGCCGAAACGGGCGATCAGCGTGTCCACTTCAGTATCTCCCGACGCGAGGGGCGTCACTTGCACATTCCAGCCATTCGAAACGGCAAATTCATGGGAATTGGGATCTCGCGCAGCGACCCAGATCGGAGGCGCCGGCTGCTGCAAGGGCTTCGGAACCGATGTGCTCTTCGGGAAGCGCCAGAACTCGCCGTCATGCGCATAGTCGCCTGACCAGAGCTTCTCGACCGCTGGAATGAGTTCCCGCATGCGCTGCCCGGCATTCCAAGCATCCAGTCCCGGCATGAGATGGGGTAACGGGCCGGTCATCTGGAGATGACGGATTGGGTGGCTGTCCCTCAGAATGATGGTGTGAGTTTGAACGGAGTCAGGATGGTCCTGCTCCAAGCATCATCGAGGGACAACCATGGAGCATTATGCAGGAATTGACGTGTCGTTGGAAAGCTCGGCGGTATGCGTGATCGACGCGACGGGTCGGGTGGTTTGCGAGGGCAAGGTGGCGACGGAACCAGAGACGCTGATCGACTGGCTGCGACAATCAGATGTTGCTTTCGCCCGGATTGGCCTTGAAGCGGGCCCGCTGTCGCAATGGCTATATGCGGGCCTGCGGGAGGCGGGTTTTCCTATTGAGCTGCTGGAGACGCGGCATGTGCGGGCGGCGTTCAGGACGATGCCGGTGAAGACGGATCGCAAGGACGCCCGGGGCATTGCGCAGCTGATGCGCCTTGGCTGGTTCCGGCCGGTGCACTGCAAGTCGATGGCGGCCCAGGAGTTGCGGGCGATCTTGACGGCACGCAAGCTGGTCCAGGGCAAGCTGCATGACGTGGAGATGAGCCTGCGCGGCATTCTCCGCGGCTTCGGGCTGAAGGTCGGTCCGACGACACGGCGGACATTTGCCGACCGTGTCCGTGAGCTGGTGGCCGGACATCCGACCTTGCAAATGATCGCCGAAGCACTGCTGTCGGCCAGCGATGAACTGGGTCGTCAGCTTGGCCAGTTTGAGGCGCAGGTTCGGAGCCTGGCACGGCGGAACCCGAAAGCTCGGCTGCTGATGTCCACACCCGGCGTCGGCGCGGTCGTGGCGTTGACCTACGTGGCGGCAATCGACGATCCGGCTCGGTTCCGATCGTCACGAACGGTCGGGGCGCATTTCGGCCTGACGCCGCGGAAGTACCAGTCGGGCGAGACGGATGTGACGGGACGGATCTCGAAGATCGGTGACGTCGGTGTCCGCACCGCGCTCTACGAAGCGGCGAACGTCATTCTCACTCGGCCAGTGAAAGGATCGACGCTGAAGAGTTGGGCGATGCGCGTGGCCGCTCGCGCGGGGATGCGCAAGGCCAAGGTGGCCCTGGCCCGCAAGCTCGCCGTTGTGCTGCATCGGATGCTAGCCGGCGGCACTGCGTTCGACGCCACGATGGCGGCAGCGCCGCGGGCATAAGCATGAGCACAAAATAGAAGCAGGAGGAGATATCAAGTTCGGGCGAGGCTGACACCTCTCGTCCGGAGCAGGTCCCGTCGCCGGGACGATGGATCAGGCCAGGCCGCTATGAGCGCGGCAGCATCATTCGGTGACTGCGCATCTTGAGATTGGCCGACCGGTCCTCATCAGACCCCATGAAGCAGCGGACCAGCGCCGACTGCGGACAGAAGCAAGACACCGGCGATGGTACAGCTCTCAACGAGGGACTTGACACCCATAGGCCCGTTACAGAAGGCGCTCATACTCGAAGCTGTACGCGCCTCTGGCGATGCCCAGATCGAGCCGGCCGCCGCTGGCAATATCGAGCATAGCGGCTTCACCGGCCAGTTTGATTGGGTGCCAGAACGGCGCGATAACCGTGCCTGTCCCCAGCCTGATGCGTTCGGTGCGGGCGGCAAGATAGGCAAGATTCACGAACGGATTCGGAGCGATCGTGAATTCCATAGCATGGTGCTCACCGATCCACGCCGTCTCCATGCCTCCCTGCTCAGCAATGCGTACGAGTTCTTCCAGTTCCCGGAACAGACCAGCATGGGTCTGATTCCGATCAAAGCGCTCCATGTGAACGAAGAGAGAGAACTTCATGCGATTGCTTCCTCATCTATTGTGTGGACAACACCTTCGCTCGCTGTGCCTACGTAAACACCGAAACCATCGGTTCTCTCGCGCACGTAGCGTGCGAGCATGCTACGAGACGCGGGGTCGGCCACGCGTTCGAACGGGATCGCCGTCAGCGGGTGGGGTTCAACGTTGGCGCCAGCGATCCCGCCGCTCGCGGTGCCTCGGTAGACGATTCTCATCGCTGCCATGTCCGGATTTTCGAAGACGGCAAAAAGGAAATCCAACTGCGCCCTGAGACCGAACGTCTCGAGGAAGCCGTAAAGCGAAGTGGGGCTCGAGCGTGGGCCGAGGGTGGCGCCGCCGGGTAGAGCGAGGCAACCGTCCAGGCTTCGCAGCAGGAGCACGCGATCGTCGCGCTCCAAGATGGCCTCGACCCGGATTTCGCGGCCCAGCGCGGAAACTGCGCTTTGCGAGAGGGCGAAATCGACATAGGTTCCCCGGCAATAGCCGAGCGGCTCCTCGGGGGCATGACCATAATCGAGCACCCGGCCAAGTAGGATCACATGGTCCCCCGCATCGATCGCGCGTTCCCGCGCGCACGAGAACCAGGCAGCGCCTCCCTCGATCACCGGCAGGCCGGCGGCACCGGAGCGCCACGCGACCCGTGCGAATTTGTCAGCGTCCTTTGATGCGAACAGAGCGGAGATCGGCTTCTGGGTGTTTTTCAGGATAGTGACCGCAAAACCCTCCGCCGCCTCGAATACGCCGCGGCTCGCGGCGGCCTTGGCTATGCAGACCAGCACCATCGGCGGCTCGAGCGACACCGACGTGAACGAGTTGGCCGTGAAGCCCCTGGGTGTGCCATCCGGTTCGCGAGTAGTAACCACGGTGACGCCGGTGGGAAACGCGCCGAGGGCTCTGCGGAAATCGCGGGAATCGAACATCGTCGCCCCCATCATCCTGCCACAAGGGGAAGCGTGGCATCTTCCTCCAGAAAATCACGCAGCGCGGCGTTGACTGTCACGGGCGAAGCGAGACTCATCATGTGACGTTCTCCACTCAGGATAAGAGCGCGGGCATCGGGTGCCTCAGCTGCCATTTGCCTTGCCATTGCGGGGGAGGAGTTCCCGTCGAGTTCACCGGTTAGGAACAACGCTGGCAGGCGCAAGCGGCCGAGCCGGCCGGTATGCGCCGCATCAGCGGTCGCAAACAGGCGATAGGCACGGCGGTAGCCTTCCGGACGAAGACAGCCCAGCGCGGCGCGGACCCAGACCGCCGCAGGCATACATTGCGGCGAGATGCGGGCGCCAAACCAGCGATCCATCGCAGATTGCTGCCAGTCTGCCGGGTGATCGTCGTCCAACAACCGCACACGGCGCTCGACCGCCGCGCGCTGCTCGGGTGAGCGGCGGTAGACCGCGTTCATCGCAACCACGGCGCCAATTCGGTCTGGATGACGCAACGCCAAGTCAAGGGCGATAAGAGCACCCATGGAATGACCCACGACCTTCACGCGGCCGACGCCGAGCCCGTCGAGCAGGTCAATCGCCTGTGCCGCATACTCAGCGAGGGTTGCAGGGTCCGACGGCAGCGGGCTGCCGCCATGCCCTAGAGTGTCGTAGGCAATGACGTCCCATTCCGGCGAGAAGGCATTGATTTGCGGCGCCCAGAATCCGCAATTCATCCCGACACCGTGGATCAGCAACAGCACTTCTCCGGCACCGGCGCGGATGTAGTGAGTGCCCTTGTGCCAACCGGCGGACAGGCCCTGTTCAGCCATGAAGATCGCCCATTTCTTGTAGATCCTTATACCGATCACCGATGCGATGATGCGGTCGACCACCGATGGAGGCGCCAAGGGCGACGACGATCTCGTCCGGCCCCGGGGCATCGTCGATCGAGAACTGGACGGTTTCGTAATGCGAACGCATCCCTTCGTCGTGCTTGTGCATCAAGGGGATCTGGATTGAGGCACCCGGCGCTCCGCGTGTATTCGTAAATGCCAGATAGGATTTGGCCCCAACGGCGCGGCGATAATGGTTTCCGAAGCGTAGGGTATGGATTAGGGCAGAGCCGTGCTCGATCTCTCCATTCGATCCCGTGACCGCCGACTTTCCGTATCCTTCTACAGCTCCCCCACCTCCCGCCAACTTCAGAATTTCTTCGGTCAGCAGATGTCCGAGTTCCGGGGCTACTTCCCTTATCTCCGAAGCCAGATCTTCCACAAATCCGGAACCTGCCCAGGGGTTACGCAGGACCGCCGCGACAGCCATCAGTCGCGACATCTTAGGCACCGCTCTGCCGCCTTCAGTCCAAAGCACTTCCGTGTGGGTAACGAGTTTTCTCAACTCCAATGGCATCGATCGTCTCTCCCGCCGCAACAATATTATGGTATACCATAAGATGGTATGAAAATTGAGTCAAGCAGTCTATCAGCGACAGTCAAGCACCGTTGCGGTTGGCTAAGGTGGATCGTGAGGATGAGATGGGAACGGACGAAGGCAGCATGCCGGAATTAGGCGATGATACAATGCTCGTGAATCGCGCCACAAAGACTCTGCGGCAGCTTACGCTTGAAAAGGTCAGAAGCGCGATTCTCACTCTTCAGTTCCGACCTGGCGAACGCCTGGTAGAGCGAAAGCTCTGTGAACGTCTGGGCGTCAGTCGCAGCGTGGTTCGCGAAGTCCTACGAAACCTCGAATCCGAAGGATTGGTGGAGGTCATTCCCGGGCACGGTCCCGCGGTAGCGAGTCCAGATACGGCGAAAGTGCGGCAGATATATGAGCTACGTTCGATGCTCGAATCACTTGCAGCCCGCCATTGTGCCGAACATGCGACAGCAGAAGACGTCGAAGCCTTAGCTCGCGGGCTAGATCGCATTCGTGACGGCTATGCCGCTCATAATCCGGCCGCTGTTCTTCAAGCTACAACAGAATTCTACGAGATCATGTTCCATGCAGCTGGTCGATCGGTTGCATGGGATGTCGTTTCGGCTCTGAACGGACGCATCACCCACCTCCGAGCCACTACAATCGCCACGAAAGGCCGAAGCAAGTCTGGCGTTGCTGAAGTTGAGCGCATTTATTCGGCAATTGTCAGGCACGATGCCGACGAAGCGGAAGCCGCATCAATAGAGCATATCAACTCCGCCCTGCGGATTGCGTTGGAGCAATTGCAAATTTCGAAGCTTGTCGGTCATCAAGGCTCACAGTCATGATGTAGGCATGGCTGCTAAATGCTGATTTTTGATCTCGTGTAAGTCCGATGGTTCTGGCGCAAACTTTCGACGTTCTGAGCGCGCGTGATATTTTGGCGTTGTCAGAGAGTTAGCTAGTCGCCTGTGAAAAATCGAATTTTGCTGATCTTGCCGCGATGATTTAGCGGCGGGCGATATTGGGATTTGCAAGGTCTT containing:
- a CDS encoding cytosine permease produces the protein MPNGYTAGLGLLALRMPIKRVPSLLVIALFTLAIRVAVMLLGDFVGAYENFLAYMSYWIAPWAAIVVVDYFLRRGHYDSDGMMQWKESAYWYRNGIFWPGIVSFIAGICACILFSNSSTLASPLMTGILHLGDCSFEAGIVVAGLCYYVLAGTYVSKSESRTTRGEIDMPDIRPDLTAAFCSSVKDDHD
- a CDS encoding IS1595-like element ISAcr1 family transposase, with protein sequence MDVLAREDLPFPQSLPEFQRIFPNDAACAAYLESARWNGGFACPRCGVVGEPFRFEARPGVLRCRACRKDVSLMAGTVMERSHTPLSTWFWAAYLIASQTPGMSAVQFQRQLGLSRYETAFGILHKLRAGMVRPERDKIGDTPQEHVEVDETWVGGRTRGDGRGVHHKVLVACAVEVRHRKPGTKLDNRKDGRYAGRVRLAVVPDRSANSLCGFVENAVAPGSLIVTDDWSGYAGLGRRGFDHHAIAECGDPEVAEEFLPIVHLVFTNLKTWINGIHHGVSAKHLQAYLNEFTFRFNRRLYPFNAFRSLLGIAGRAAAPTFDELYSGEWTHPTFSGCG
- a CDS encoding purine-cytosine permease family protein, producing MSSSPSSIKADATWHVEVHGIDPIPQNIRHGNAFELFKLWVGANTNYVVVVTGGFILSFGLSLTSAITAILVGNALGCIIVGMASIMGPRTGTAGIVTSRTSFGQLGSFFPKILSVITALSWFSINAILATEAINKLFAMAGVTGVIVPWIGLAIILVLEVVIAIYGHATIIFMESYIAILLAVIFAVLAYFVILGMPVGHIVAQQQTVFSMVHWLSAMSLAFSFPVGWSNYASDYSRYFPETLSWKKVALAAGLGQFVAVVLCEILGVLVAILVGGGLSANPVAQLANILPVWFVACLSGCYPHPLNVGCVHSPE
- a CDS encoding NIPSNAP family protein, producing the protein MFYEIRTYRLRPGTVQAYLHLVEDEGIAIQKSYLGALVGYFYTEIGSLNEIIHIWAYESLDERERRRAALAADPGWQAFMPKIQELIDTMESRIARAAPFSPLAP
- a CDS encoding aldehyde dehydrogenase — encoded protein: MMRRFRQYIDGEFVDAARSFESIDPATGDAWSLMPEADAADVDRAVTAAHRALHDLSWSGLTPTARGRLLYRLGDLLEEQAQALAELETRDTGKVIRETSAQVAYIAEYYRYFGGLADKIEGAHLAVDKPDMEVYLRREPIGVVAAVVPWNSQLFLAAVKIGPALAAGCTVVVKASEDGPAPLLEFAQLVDQAGFPPGVVNIITGFGDPCGQRLTSHPLVSRIAFTGGPETARHVVRNSAENLSHVTLELGGKSPVLVFDDADLDNACNAIIAGIFAASGQSCVAGSRLLVQNSIHDTLVSMLSERVGKIKIGDPSDPATEMGPLATARQHRKAVEVIQSSVKAGAVLTAGGKVPPGHERGFYLEPTILQCPNNDIPCSREELFAPVLSVMRFDTEADGIAFANDTCFALAAGIFTNDLRRAHRLIRSVKAGVVWVNTYRAISPVVPFGGFGWSGLGREGGRESVMEYTRPKAVWINSSTCPFPDPFIMR
- a CDS encoding IS110 family RNA-guided transposase; translation: MEHYAGIDVSLESSAVCVIDATGRVVCEGKVATEPETLIDWLRQSDVAFARIGLEAGPLSQWLYAGLREAGFPIELLETRHVRAAFRTMPVKTDRKDARGIAQLMRLGWFRPVHCKSMAAQELRAILTARKLVQGKLHDVEMSLRGILRGFGLKVGPTTRRTFADRVRELVAGHPTLQMIAEALLSASDELGRQLGQFEAQVRSLARRNPKARLLMSTPGVGAVVALTYVAAIDDPARFRSSRTVGAHFGLTPRKYQSGETDVTGRISKIGDVGVRTALYEAANVILTRPVKGSTLKSWAMRVAARAGMRKAKVALARKLAVVLHRMLAGGTAFDATMAAAPRA
- a CDS encoding flavin reductase family protein, with product MFDSRDFRRALGAFPTGVTVVTTREPDGTPRGFTANSFTSVSLEPPMVLVCIAKAAASRGVFEAAEGFAVTILKNTQKPISALFASKDADKFARVAWRSGAAGLPVIEGGAAWFSCARERAIDAGDHVILLGRVLDYGHAPEEPLGYCRGTYVDFALSQSAVSALGREIRVEAILERDDRVLLLRSLDGCLALPGGATLGPRSSPTSLYGFLETFGLRAQLDFLFAVFENPDMAAMRIVYRGTASGGIAGANVEPHPLTAIPFERVADPASRSMLARYVRERTDGFGVYVGTASEGVVHTIDEEAIA
- a CDS encoding alpha/beta fold hydrolase; the protein is MVDRIIASVIGIRIYKKWAIFMAEQGLSAGWHKGTHYIRAGAGEVLLLIHGVGMNCGFWAPQINAFSPEWDVIAYDTLGHGGSPLPSDPATLAEYAAQAIDLLDGLGVGRVKVVGHSMGALIALDLALRHPDRIGAVVAMNAVYRRSPEQRAAVERRVRLLDDDHPADWQQSAMDRWFGARISPQCMPAAVWVRAALGCLRPEGYRRAYRLFATADAAHTGRLGRLRLPALFLTGELDGNSSPAMARQMAAEAPDARALILSGERHMMSLASPVTVNAALRDFLEEDATLPLVAG